The Pyxidicoccus sp. MSG2 DNA segment ACGGCGCCAGGCCCACGAGGTTGAGCTGCACGGGCGTCGTCGACTCCTGGCTGAACACGGTGTCCGCGCGGCCCAGGCGGTTGCCGCCAATGTCCACCCGCCGCTCATCGGTGACGACGTAGCTGCTGGAGCCGGTCTTCAGGTAGTACGGGCCGGAGGGCACGCCAGCGAACTGGTAGCCGCCATCCACGGCCGTGCCGGTGATGCGCGTGAAGGTGACCCCGTTGGGGACCAGCACCTCGAGCGCACGCGTGGACAGGTCATCGGTCCGCTCCGCGATGCCCACCGCGGTGTGGAAGCGGGTGGTGCTCGTCACGAGCACCGTGTCGCCGGAGGAAGTGCCGCCGTCGGACGCGCAGCCCTCGGTGATGGGCACGCCCATCCAGGTGCCGTCGCCGCCGGTGGAGTCGGTGTCCACCGGGGACTGGCCGTCCTGGAGCTGTGGCGAGGTGCCGGGCTCGCCGCCAGCACAGCCCAGCCACGTGGCACAGAGCAGGAGAGAGAAGTGACGCAGGTACATGAAACCCCCGAAAGAGTGGGAAGGGTGGAGCACCCTACCGGGGGCCTCTGACGCCGACAGGTGAGCAACCTGACATGCGCCGGCCCGAGAGGAATCGGGCCGGCGCGGTGCGAAGCGCCTCAGTTCTTCGCGGGGGCGGCGGGCGGAGCGAAGCGCTTGTCGGAGATCTTCATCTCCGTGACGGTGCCGTACTTGCGGGCCACGTCGCGGATGGCGGACGCCTTGCCGATGAGGACGACGGTGAGGTCCTGCGGCGAGGGCAGCGTGCGCTGGATGACGGCGCGCACACTGTCGCGGGTGGCGGCGGAGACGTCGCGGGCGAAGCCGTCCACGTCGCTGGAGTCGAGCCCGTAGAAGGCGAGCTCGGACAGCTTGCCGGCCACCTGCGTGCCCGTCTCCAGCGTGGGCGGGAACTGGCCCAGCACGTACGCCTTGGACGAGGCGAGCATGGCGTCGTCCATGCCGGACTGGCGGTAGCGCGAGAGCACGTCCAGCGCGAGGTCGATGGCCCGGCCGGTGGACTCCGTCTTCGTGTACGAGCTGATGACCACGGGGCCCGGGCGCGAGTTGCGGATGAAGTATGCGGCGGCGCCGTAGCTGAGGCCGGACTTCACGCGCAGCTCGGTGTTGAGCAGCGAGGTGAAGCGGCCGCCGAACACGGTCTCCGCCAGTTCCACGGCGACGCGGTCCGGGTCGTCACGGGAGATGCCGGTGTTGCCAATCCAGAAGTACGTCTGGGTGGCGTCCGGCTTGTCCACGAGCAGCACGCGGCGGCCCTTGGACGCGGTGGTGGCGGGCACCTCGGGAGCCGGCGAGGCGGCCTTCGCCCAGCCGCCGAGCGCGGACTCCAGCTTCGCGGCGAGCGCCTTCGCGTCGAAGTCGCCCACCACGGAGAGGATGAGCCGGTCCGCGCCGAGCTGGTTCTTCGCGTACGCGAGCACGTCCTCGCGGGTGAGGCCCGGGAGGGACGCCTCGCTGCCCTTCACGGGAGCGCCGTACGGATGGCTGGTGAAGTGGAACGCCTGGAAGTACGAGCCGATGAGGGCGCGCAGGTCTCCGTCCTTGGCGGAGGCGATTTCGGACACCATGCGCTCGCGCGTCTTCTCCAGCTCGTCCTGGGAGAAGCGCGGGCGGGTGAGCATGTCGGTGAGCAGTTCCACCATCAGCCCGGTGTCGCGAGACATGAACTGGCCGTTGATGATGAGGGCCTCGAGGGTGGGCAACACCTCGAGGGTGGCTCCCACGCCGTCCACGGCCTCGGCGAACTGGCGGGCGTCACGAGGGCCGGCGCCCTTCTGCATCAGCTCGCCGGTGAGGGCGGCCAGGCCCTCCTTGCCGGCGGGAGCGCCGAGCGCACCGCCGCGAATCCACGCGCTGAACGAGACGAGCGGCAGATTCCTCCGCTCCACGAGGAGCAGCTTCGCGCCGTTCTTCAGCGTGACGGTGGTGGGCTTGGGGAGCGTCACGCCCTGCGCCGGAGCCGGAGCAGGCGTCGCCGGCTTCGGAGCCGGAGTGGCGGGGCCCTGCGCGGCGGAGGGGAAGGAGGAGAGCAGCAGCGAGCTGAGCAGGACCTTCCAGGAGAGGGGCGCCATCATCGCGTGGCCTCCTTGCGGGTGTCGGGGGTGGCGTCCTTCTCGTCGGTGGGCACGAGCCACCCGACGGTGCGGCGCTGGGAGTTGAAGATGCGCGCGGCGACCTTGCGCACGTCCTCGCGGGTGACCTTCTCGAACCGTGCGGGGGCGTCGAAGAGCTGGCGGTAGTCGCCGCGGAAGACCTCGGCGGTGCCGAGAGCGCGGCCACGGCCGTCATTGGTCTCCAGGCCGCGCCAGTAGCCGGCGAGGGCGATGTTGCGCGCCTTGCGCAGCTCCGCCTCGGTGACGCCGTCCTTCACGACACGGTCGAGCTCCTCGGTGAGCATCGCCTCCACCTTCGCGAGGTCACCGCCGGGGGGCAGGTCCGCCTGAATCCAGACGAGCGACGGGTCGAAGCCGGGGGAGAACAGGGGCTCGACCTTGATGGCGACGCGGGCCTCCTCGACGAGGCGGCGGTGCAGGCGCGAGGAGTCGCCGTCGGCGAGGATGCGCAGGAGCAGGTTGAGCGCCTCGGCGTCCGCGTCCTTCCCGGAGATGCCGTGGTAGGCGAGCTGGAGGATGGGGGACTGGGCCAGCTTGCGGACGACGACGCGGCGCTCCCCGTGCTGCTCGGGCTCCTGGGTGCGGACGGGAGCGGGGGCGGGCTGGGAGGGGATGGGCTCGAGGTACTTCTCCGCGAGCGCGAAGATTTCGGCGGGGGTGACGGCGCCGGTGACGATGAGGGTGCTGTTGTTGGGGGCGTAGTACGTCTTGAAGTAGCGCTGGAGGTCCTCGAGCTTCCAGGACTCGATGTCCGACGGCCAGCCGATGACGGGGAACTGGTACGGGTGGGCGACGTAGGCGGTGGCCTGGACCTGCTCCTGGAGGGCGCCGGCGTTGTAGTTGTCCACGGAGGAGCGGCGCTCCGAGTAGACGACGCCGCGCTCGGACTCGATGACCTTGGGGTCGAAGGCGAGGTTCTGGAGGCGGTCGGCCTCGAGGTCGAAGATGAGCTCGAGGGCGGAGCGGGGGAACCACTCCATGTAGACGGTGACGTCCTCGGAGGTGAAGGCGTTGTTGGCGCCGCCGTTGGCCTCCATGACGCGGTCGAACTCACCGGGGCCGTACTTCTTGGCGCCGTTGAACATCATGTGTTCGAAGAAGTGGGACAGGCCGGTGATGCCGGGGTACTCGTTGCGGCTGCCGACGCGGAACCAGTTGTAGAGGACGGCGTTGGGGATGTCCTGGTCGGGCCAGACGATGACCTTCATCCCGTTCTTGAGGGTGCGCGCCTCGATGCTGGCGCCGAGCTTCTGCGTGGTGGCCGGGGAAGGCTTGGACGCCGCCCTGCCCTGCCCCTGCGCGCCCGCGACGGGGGCCGCGAGCAGGGCCAGGCAGGACGCCCAGAGTAACGACTGACGGAACATCCGTACTCCTGTCGTGAGGAAGACGCCCGGGAACGGACGCGCGGGCACCATATTCCAGGTGCCGTCCTCCCGTGTGACTCAGCGGGGTGGTCGCGGCCCCTCGCCTCCCCTCCGCCGGAAAATCCCTGGATAATCCACCTCGGAGCTGGCGTCCGTCCCCCTCCCGGGGCGGCGCCGCCGCACACCCCAGGGGAGCGCCGATGCCGAACATCCGGGTGATGAACTGGAACATCCAGGACCTGAGCTGGAACAAGATTCAAATCAACGGCATGGCCACCGCCATCGCGCGCACGGTGGTGGCCCAGCAGGTCGACATCCTCGTGGTCGTCGAGGTGTGCAAGACGAACGTCGCACTCCTCATGAACCACCTGTCCGCGGCGCTGAACGCGGCGGCCGGTGGCGGAACCGCGTACCAGTCCTGGTTCCTCTCTCATGAGACCGGCACCGAGCACTATGGCTTCATCGTGAAGGACCTGGGGCTGGTGCGTCCCCTGCGATACCAGCCGAACGTGAACACGCCGGATGGAACGGCGGCCAGTCCGCTGCGGAACCTGGAGCAGGTGCGCTGGACCTCGTGGCCGGACAACAACACCTGGGGCCAGGTGCCCGCCCCGCTGCCGAACCCGCCCCGCATTCCCCTGGTCGATATCCACTCCCGGAGGCCCCGGGAGCGCCAGGCCAGCGCGAAGCAGTTCCGCGGACAGACGCTGCAGCACGGAGGCTACTCGGAGGGGCTGGGCTACCGGATGCCCTGCCTGGCGCTCTTCAAGGTGAGGACCGCCAACGGCGCCTACATCCTCCCCATCGTCTGCTGCCACTACGCGGCCGTGCGCAGCAGCACGCAGAACAACTTCCTGGCGCAGTCGCAGGTGAAGCAGCTCCCCCAGTTGCACATCGCCCGGCTCTACTCGAAGGAGCAGCACCTCTACGTCAACCCGGCCCAGAATCCCCCTCCGCTCTCCGGCCACCTGGACATCGACGGCGGCGCCAACCCGAGCCCTGGGACGCTGGTGCAGAACATCCTCTTCACCGGGGACTTCAACCTCGACTTCCAGTCGAACTCGGGTGCGGTGAACGCGGCGCACATCCCGCGCGCGAACCGCCTGGCGTACGACGCCATCACGCCGACGCAGGAGGCGGGAGGCTCCGCGACGCCGGCCGCCCAGCCCGGCAACGCGCCCCAGGGCAACGCCCCCAACGTGCCCTTCACCGCCTTCAGCGACCCGCCCGTCACCAGCGACATCCTCCCCCAGCGGCTCCGGGCCGCGGTCACCACGGAGGGCACCATCTTCCGTGAATACGACCCCGCCAACCCGCCGGCCAACGTGCCGGTGAACACCCAGGTCATCCGGGGGGCGACGTACGACAACTTCTTCTATGGCGGCGCCCAGGTCCGCAACACGGTGGGCAACTTCGGCGTCGGCAACGTGGACACGGGCCACGTCATCGACCTCGCGGCCAACATCATCCAGCCGGGAGCCGTGCCCGCCGCGGGACAGATTGACGTCTCCGGTCCCGCCGCCCACTTCGCCGCCCTGGGAAGGCGCAACGCCACGCACGCCCCGAACCTCCAGGCGAACGTCAACGCCAACCAGCCGCTCAACAACATCGACCGGTGGATTGGCGCGGGCCTGGTGAGCGACCACGTGCCCGTCGTCCTCGAGTTCGTCTGCCCCTGAGCCCGGCGCGTCCGGCTTCCCCTTCCTTCCGAACAGGAGTGCCCCATGCTCGCCATGGCTCCCATCGACGTCACGACGCTCAAGGCGCGCCTCTCCGCCGCGCTCGCGTCCTCCCCCTTCCAGGTCGGCGGTGCCGTCCTCGGGTCCGAGCCCCTCTCCCAGCTCCTCACCCGCCACCTCGGTGCGGACACTCTCGTGATGGAGCGCGCGAGCAGGACGTCCGAGACGGCCACCTCCGTCACCGTGAGTGGCACGCTCGCGCAGCCGTACCGCGGCCTCTCCGGCCTCAATGCCACCGCGACATTCACCGTCGTCGACGGCGTGGCGCACGTCTCGCTCCGCCTGACGGGGCTGCCCGCCGGCTGGAAGCCCTCGAACACGTTCCCCGCGCTGAAGGGCACCCACTTCGACCTGTTCTCCTACGCGGCGCCCGAGCTGACCCTCGCCTCCACGGGCGCGCCGTCGCTGCCTCCGGACTTCGCGGAGCACTTCGGCTTCCCGGCCCTGTCCCAGGGTCTGCGGCAGCAGGCCGTCACGGGCCTCGGCCTGCGCGCCACGCTCTCGCCGCTGCCGGCGCTGGGGAACCTGAGCTGGCTCCTGGGCGACAGCTCGCGCTGGGAGGCCACCGGCGCCATCGTCTTCCACGGAGAGCTGCCGAGTCTCTGCCTCACCGCCGCGCCCCAGAAGCCGCTGAGCCTGGCGGGCTATGACATCCCCTTCGCTCCGAGTCTCGGCAGCACTCCCGTCGAGCGGCAGGATGGTCAGCCGCCGGGCTTCGTCTCCACCTGCCTGCGGCTGGGAGCGGAGGTGTCGAAGGACGTGGGCGGTGCGCAGCCGCTGCGGCTCCCGTTCGTGGTGCGGCTCCACTCGCGCACGCTGGACGTGCTCACCGTCGAGTGCCGCCCACCCGCCGGACAGGGCCTCACCTTCGGCCAGCTTCCGCACCTGCTCGCGGGGTCCGCGCTGGACGCGCTCGTGCCGGACAGCCTGCCGGCGATGGACGACCTCCAGCTCCAGGAGCTGATGCTCTCGGTGGCGCCCGGGAGCCGGCGGCTGGTCGCCCTCGGCGTGACAGTCGCGTACGCCCGGCCCCAACCCTGGGTGGTGCTGGATGGACTGCTCACCTTCGAGCAGCTCGCCGTCACCTTCACCTACGCCCCCTCCAGTCCCAGCCCCCTCACCGCGGAGGTGGCGTGCCTGGGCACGCTGGGCGGCGGCACGCTTGAGGCCTCCATCGACCTGCCCTCGCTGGCCTTCGCCTGCAAGCTTCGAGAGGGGAGCACCGTGGACGTCGCCTCGCTGGTGCGTCATGCCGCGGGCGACTCGCTCTCCATGGAGCAGGTGCGCTGCACCGGGCTGAGGCTGCTCGGCAACGTGAACCAGAAGCAGTTCCACCTGCAGGCGCTCGTCTCGGACGTCTGGTCCTTCTCGCTGGGCAGCACGCCGCTGGAGCTGACCGGCATCTCCCTGGGGCTGGGCTACTCGCCGAGCCGGGGCTGCACGGGTGGACTGGCGGGCACCTTCTCCATTGCCGGCACGGAGCTGCGCGTCAGCGCCACGTACGAGGGCACCGGCCAGGGCTGGAGCTTCGCCGGCGGCACGGAGGGCGAGCAGAACATTCCCCTGACGAAGCTGATGGATGCGGCGCTCGACTTCTTCGGCCTGTCGCTGCCCGCCAACGCGCCGGAGCTGACGCTGCGCAACCTGAAGATGTCCTTCGACACGGGGACGCGGAGCTTCGGCTTCCAGGCGCTCAGCACCACGGAGCTGCTGGGGACGGCGTTCGACCTGGGTGTGGAGCTGGGGCTGTCGCGCACGCGGGAGGGTGCCTCGACGAAGACGTTCCAGGGCTACCTGTGGCTGGGCGACAGCGCCTTCGTGCTGGACTATCTCACCACCCCGCAGACGCAGATGCTCCACGCCATGTGGAGGCTGCAGGACCC contains these protein-coding regions:
- a CDS encoding M16 family metallopeptidase, yielding MFRQSLLWASCLALLAAPVAGAQGQGRAASKPSPATTQKLGASIEARTLKNGMKVIVWPDQDIPNAVLYNWFRVGSRNEYPGITGLSHFFEHMMFNGAKKYGPGEFDRVMEANGGANNAFTSEDVTVYMEWFPRSALELIFDLEADRLQNLAFDPKVIESERGVVYSERRSSVDNYNAGALQEQVQATAYVAHPYQFPVIGWPSDIESWKLEDLQRYFKTYYAPNNSTLIVTGAVTPAEIFALAEKYLEPIPSQPAPAPVRTQEPEQHGERRVVVRKLAQSPILQLAYHGISGKDADAEALNLLLRILADGDSSRLHRRLVEEARVAIKVEPLFSPGFDPSLVWIQADLPPGGDLAKVEAMLTEELDRVVKDGVTEAELRKARNIALAGYWRGLETNDGRGRALGTAEVFRGDYRQLFDAPARFEKVTREDVRKVAARIFNSQRRTVGWLVPTDEKDATPDTRKEATR
- a CDS encoding M16 family metallopeptidase; translated protein: MMAPLSWKVLLSSLLLSSFPSAAQGPATPAPKPATPAPAPAQGVTLPKPTTVTLKNGAKLLLVERRNLPLVSFSAWIRGGALGAPAGKEGLAALTGELMQKGAGPRDARQFAEAVDGVGATLEVLPTLEALIINGQFMSRDTGLMVELLTDMLTRPRFSQDELEKTRERMVSEIASAKDGDLRALIGSYFQAFHFTSHPYGAPVKGSEASLPGLTREDVLAYAKNQLGADRLILSVVGDFDAKALAAKLESALGGWAKAASPAPEVPATTASKGRRVLLVDKPDATQTYFWIGNTGISRDDPDRVAVELAETVFGGRFTSLLNTELRVKSGLSYGAAAYFIRNSRPGPVVISSYTKTESTGRAIDLALDVLSRYRQSGMDDAMLASSKAYVLGQFPPTLETGTQVAGKLSELAFYGLDSSDVDGFARDVSAATRDSVRAVIQRTLPSPQDLTVVLIGKASAIRDVARKYGTVTEMKISDKRFAPPAAPAKN